GATCAGCGATCTTCACCCTGAGGAACCAGTATGAGCAGTCGCTTACCTTTCGGCCCGGATCAAAGTGAATTACAAAACGCCCTTTTTCTGGCACATTGTGCCAATGCCGCGTATGAGCGAGGTAAATTCAGCGATTATTTACATTATCCGCAAATCGCATTTGATCAGGTAGAGTCATTCGAAGGACCGAACGATACGCAGGGCTTTGTAGGAGCCACCGACCAAGCCATCGTATTGGCTTTTCGAGGCACCGAGGCAGACCGCTGGACTGATTGGTGTACCGACCTGAACTCACTGCAAAGATTATGGAACAATTGCCAGGTGCACTCTGGTTTTTCCCAGGCACATGACGGTGTAGCAAAGCAATATCTGGAAATCATCCGTCGTTTGCGAATGAATCAACAGGCCATATATGTTACCGGTCATAGTCTGGGTGGCGCACTTTCCATCCTGGCTGGAAAAGTCCTGGCCACCTGCGCTGAAGAAGGGGAAGATTTCAAACCGAATCTGGTCGTGAGTTTTGGTGCTCCCAAGGTAGGAGATACCCGGTTTGTTTCCACTTATGGAGTAACCCTGCTCCGATTCGTGCACAATGAAGATATCATCCCCCATGTGCCACCCATGGGACAATACAGCGATGGAGGCTCTTTACTCTACTTCAAGGCAGATGGATCCCTTTCTTACAACGTCAATGAAATTGCCACGACGTTGAATCGCCTGAAGAATGCAGTAACTGCGATCCTGACTGCCAAAGGACGCATCTCCGACCTGGTTCCCAACTGGATTCAGGATCACGTGATGGAACGGTACATCGAAAGATTGACTGCGATGATCCAGAAAGAGTCTCTTCAACCCGCCAGTTGAGTCGGCGACTCATGATCTTGCCTTGTAGCTGTGGAACTTGATTGTTTCCAGGGAGACAGCCAGTTCAGGATTTTCGTAAACCGATCCTGTGACGGCACGATTCTGACTGCACGCACCTCCGATAATGTGGGACGAACGGCCTGCAGAACCAGGAGTGGCAGATACCACAGAATATAGGTACCACCAGCGTCGGCATACCAGAACTGTACACCAATTATCAGCGTGGCTGACCACGAGATCAACTGCCCGAGTTGCTTGGGATGTGGCCAGAAAGCTGAAGTGATCATCAGGGCGATAAAAGCAATAAAAAGCGGAATGCGATATGCCGCGTGAAGGGAAACGGTGTTCCACAATCCATCTGCTGTCGGCTTGATCGCAAACTTCCAAGCCTGCCATTCGGCTAACATCCACGCTGTATCCCAGGCTTGCCCTAATCCTGCGAAGATCGATAGAAAAACTGCAAACAATAGGATGATTGAGAAATATGCCAGAAGAAACCGGCCATGCCCGCGTCGAAAGTAAAAACCAATCCAGGCAGGTAACAGGATGAAGGGATAAAAACCAAACCCTGTTCCCAATCCGAGAAACAGCCCTGCCAGGATCGGCGAGCGGTACCAGGTGATAGCCAGCACAATAAACATTGATGCCACCACCTGGGATGGGTTATGCATCAGGATGGCGGTGTAAGGCATGAGAAGATACAGCAATGCAGCGGCTACGCCGATTGTCAGATTCCTGAAATGCAACCAGCCGATCAGCATCAAGTGTACTACCAAAATAGCATGACAGGTTAATGCTACTGAGTTGAGAAAATGATCTGAATTAATCATCTGTATCAGCATGTGCACGATGAGTGTCTCGTTCTGCTGGCCAGGTACTCCCCGCCAGGCAGGCAATACTGATTTAACTCCCATCACCAGCAGCATCACCAGACACAGCCATATCATGCCGCCTGTTGTGACATTGCAGCGGAATTCACTCCGCTGTTCCAAACCTAGATCCAGCAGACATCGAAGCAGGAGCAAAGCGCTGACGATCAGCAACCAGAAATACGCTTGCCAGATTTCCTGATGCTGAAAACCGAAATGTCGTAACCATTTGGCATTGGTCCGAGTAGCCTGCTCGCCACCGGCAGTCAGCGGAAGTGTATAATTCACTGGCTGAACCTGTGCGGTAGCCAGTCGCATCATGCAATCGGCGTGCAACAATACCAACTGGTTTTCGTTCCCCCAGAGACGCTGCTGATCATCTCGCCTTTCCTGGCTTCCCCGAAGAAAAAGCATCGGAATGGTCAGTAGCAGCAAAAGCAGTAGATCCCAGTGTCGCCAGTGCCAGGGTCTGGTAAATCGCACGAAGAGCATCACAATCAGTACCAGCACCATGCAGGACCAGGTGACAGCGTTTGGCAGACTGATATGTTGCGCCAGTGCAACAAATTCCGAAATCATGCGACACTCTGTTGAGTGGAATTAACCTGAGTGCAGACGCATATGAAGTGTTTCGGGTCGGATTCCACGGTAAGCGTTTTTTGGCGCTGACCGTACCGAATCACCGCTCGGATTCTTTTGCGAGCTCTCATAGCTCAGATTATACTCAGGATTTATGCGAGTTTCGCCTGCAGAATGGCTACAATAGCGTGAATCCTGTTGAACACTACCGATCTTGACGGCAAGGAGCGATCCCGATGCAATCGACATGGGGCCCACGTATCTTCTGGCTGGTGGTTTTCGTCATAGCCGGGCTTGGTGTCTATGCTTTCTTTTATGACCCGGCAGACGATCTGGGACGTATCGGATATGTCGCCCCTTTGACTAATATGGTCAGCATTCGACCTGATACCTATGGTGCAGAACTCCATCTCGGATTAAAAGACCGGAAATCATCCTCCTGGAAAGGCGACATCAAGCTGGCGAAAGGCAAGTTGTTGCAACTCTATTTGTTGCAGGCTGGTCCATCTTCCACTATTTCTGCTGCCAGTTTCGATTGTGTCTCTGAATTTTCCGAAGATGACCAACGACCGGTTGTTTTGCGAATCGTTTATCAAGCACCCGCTGACGATACTCTGATACTCACTATCAATCAGCAGACCCAGAAGATTCCCCAGGCTGATCTCACACAAGGCAAACAACTCGATCTGCAGGATGGTACGGTGCGTCTGAATATACAACCTCCTCAACAACTTTTCGAAAATGACACCTCGACAGACGACTGGTATCCGCAAACCATCCGCGATAGCCAGGGAAACGATTACCTTCTCTACCTGAACAGTGAACGCAGCAAAGGCATCGATGTGAATGGCGCTATAAATGGCAGCTTTGAGACTCTCGAATCTCCTATCACTGGGGTCACCCTGCGAATCAGTCGCTTTCAGGATGGTGCCTGGCAGTATTCGGAAGCGGTGACTTCCCGCCTGGAAACGTGCCTGGATCCGGTCATTGCCATTGATCCATCAGGACGTATTTACGTTGCCTGGGCACAACGAGAACTGGATGGCTGGGATATTTATTACCAGTTTCGCGACGTCGGATTAAGCTGGTCCAAACCGGTAAAGCTTACCTCCAAAGCTGGTTCCTGTCAGCAGCTGGTCGCCCAGACTGATTCACTAGGCAAAGTCTGGCTCGCCTGGCAAACCTGGATGGATAATCATTATGACATCATGGCAGCAGTGATCAATGATGAGAAGCATGCCTGGAAATCACCCGGTCCACTCGCAGATCATCCGCAGGACTGTGAAGGGCGATGGTTCCCGGCACTGGCAGCAGATCGCCAGGGGAATCTGTTTGCGGCATGGTCTGTGTTCCGCAATGGTAACTTCGTGATCGAAGCGGTGAAAGTGCATGAAAACAAACCAAAAAGCCACCCTGTTTATCTCTCTGAGGCGGGTAGAAATGCCTTACGCCCAGCACTGGCCTGTGATGCGAATAACCTTCTTTGGGTGGCCTACGAAGAGAGCGAAACCGTTAGTGGCTTTGGCAACGCTCAGTTGCCAACTTCTTCGATAAGGATTCGGACTCTACGTCAAGACGGTTCACTCGACGAAAGACCACTGATCAAGACTCCATCCGTACTAAAAGGCATCATCCAGAAAAACCGCTGTTACCGCCCACATCTTTCCTTCTCCAGCAGCAATATGCCCGTTGTTGGATTTCAAACACCCGGCGGATTGTATGCATCGTACTGGACCTCTTCGGGTTGGGCTGAACCCATCGCACTGAGCACAGGGAACAAGAATCCCTTCTCTCACTCCCTTGTCTTGCATCAGGCAAATCATCTCGTTGGCCTGGAGGAAGTGGTTGATAGCAAAGGTCGAGTGCGATTATCCTTCGCCTCGCAACCTGTCGTGTTAAATGCTCTGGAGATTCCCCCTGCGCCTGGTACCAAAGCTGTGGAATCCAAATCAGAGAATCCCTGGAAAGCTTTTTCAGAACTGGCCCGATTGTTCCGTAAGCGATCTGATGACTTGATTCTCAGCAAACGCTACCTGCTACGAGGTTTGACACTTCTTCCTGAAGGCGTTGCTGCACTTGGATATGATCCCTGGTTGATGGCAGCCTTAGCCACAGAACAGGCCTTATATGACTGGGTCATCATCCCCAATCTGGAACAGGTACCACTGGTCCGACAATGGGAAAATGCATTGAGGGCCCATGCCATTAACCAAACTTCTGATCGCAATTTTCTGGTTGGCTATTATCGCCCGCTCGCAGGTCAGCGTGAACCGCTGCTGCACATCGACACTAAAAAAGATGAGTGGCCGCTGCCTCCCATTACCCGCCTCGATGATTTCCGAAAACCCAATGACAAGCCGGTGCGTATCAGCCAGTTGCAGACTACGGATCGCAATATGATTCGACAGTATGTTAATCAGCGACAAAGGCTCGGGTTCTCTCTGACCGAAGAATGGCAACAACTCGCCACCCAAACGCAGCCCACTTCCGGCGACTCCCTGAGCGAATCTCTGGAAAGTGTTTTATTGCCCTTGTGGCGTCCAAGTGAACGCGCAGGCAGCGCAAAACCACTTGCCATGCGCGTCGTCGCCATGGCTAATGGAAAATCGTACGATCATCTGCTGGAAGCATTGCGGGAACGACATTTCTACATGGCTACCGATGACATCTATTTACAGGTTCGCTGCGGTAAAAACCTGCCTGGCGATATCTTTCAGTCATCGTTCAGACCAACAATCAGCCTTATCGCACAGGGTACCAGCAAACTGCAATCTGTCGAAATCTGGCAGGACAACAAAATGGTCAAGAATGAAACCCCACCCGGGCAGGCTTCCATTCTCGAGTACACCAGCAACGTTGCTGACAGACAATGGCACAGTTATTCCGCTCGCATAGTGCAGGAATCAGGCGCAGAAGCCATCGTGCAACCATTCTGGATCAGGTATATACCTTAAAAGGTTCTTTTTGGGTTAAGATTCCAATCATCCTTGTCTTTTCGCATCATTACAAAACACAGGCATGGAAAGCTGTTCCACAACTACCATCCAAAAATCATGACAAAAATGTAAATGATATGCTTGACCGTCGTTTTTGAAGGACTATCTTATAGATATGCGTAATGAGATTCAGTCTCAATAACAAAAGACTTGCACATGTTGCCTCTTGAATGTCT
This genomic stretch from Planctomycetia bacterium harbors:
- a CDS encoding lipase family protein; amino-acid sequence: MSSRLPFGPDQSELQNALFLAHCANAAYERGKFSDYLHYPQIAFDQVESFEGPNDTQGFVGATDQAIVLAFRGTEADRWTDWCTDLNSLQRLWNNCQVHSGFSQAHDGVAKQYLEIIRRLRMNQQAIYVTGHSLGGALSILAGKVLATCAEEGEDFKPNLVVSFGAPKVGDTRFVSTYGVTLLRFVHNEDIIPHVPPMGQYSDGGSLLYFKADGSLSYNVNEIATTLNRLKNAVTAILTAKGRISDLVPNWIQDHVMERYIERLTAMIQKESLQPAS
- a CDS encoding exo-alpha-sialidase, with product MQSTWGPRIFWLVVFVIAGLGVYAFFYDPADDLGRIGYVAPLTNMVSIRPDTYGAELHLGLKDRKSSSWKGDIKLAKGKLLQLYLLQAGPSSTISAASFDCVSEFSEDDQRPVVLRIVYQAPADDTLILTINQQTQKIPQADLTQGKQLDLQDGTVRLNIQPPQQLFENDTSTDDWYPQTIRDSQGNDYLLYLNSERSKGIDVNGAINGSFETLESPITGVTLRISRFQDGAWQYSEAVTSRLETCLDPVIAIDPSGRIYVAWAQRELDGWDIYYQFRDVGLSWSKPVKLTSKAGSCQQLVAQTDSLGKVWLAWQTWMDNHYDIMAAVINDEKHAWKSPGPLADHPQDCEGRWFPALAADRQGNLFAAWSVFRNGNFVIEAVKVHENKPKSHPVYLSEAGRNALRPALACDANNLLWVAYEESETVSGFGNAQLPTSSIRIRTLRQDGSLDERPLIKTPSVLKGIIQKNRCYRPHLSFSSSNMPVVGFQTPGGLYASYWTSSGWAEPIALSTGNKNPFSHSLVLHQANHLVGLEEVVDSKGRVRLSFASQPVVLNALEIPPAPGTKAVESKSENPWKAFSELARLFRKRSDDLILSKRYLLRGLTLLPEGVAALGYDPWLMAALATEQALYDWVIIPNLEQVPLVRQWENALRAHAINQTSDRNFLVGYYRPLAGQREPLLHIDTKKDEWPLPPITRLDDFRKPNDKPVRISQLQTTDRNMIRQYVNQRQRLGFSLTEEWQQLATQTQPTSGDSLSESLESVLLPLWRPSERAGSAKPLAMRVVAMANGKSYDHLLEALRERHFYMATDDIYLQVRCGKNLPGDIFQSSFRPTISLIAQGTSKLQSVEIWQDNKMVKNETPPGQASILEYTSNVADRQWHSYSARIVQESGAEAIVQPFWIRYIP